The following proteins are co-located in the Brevibacillus laterosporus DSM 25 genome:
- a CDS encoding YjgB family protein, which translates to MSSNKFTNLDEQSNQTLKHLQTLPDHKLDAESKQHMLAHLLREEKKDLHRSDLSTYFTWISKGIVCSSLVLATFWLGNSWVQQNQLTNPNKALVSATPSHYKESRSTDSLNSFHDSKKSVGKNSQTVTPAQSKLLLSVMERAKSGKVINADIAVKTSLADDIKKVWGESKGQDQVRFGLPTANYPEKSLAFAYNKGEQLVEIISTDSRLTALNKEQVEQVLGKPQFVQQYTDQLKYSYSAGEDYQLVFYFTPISITNSSNTTDPSVGNHDVSLQIEHVSVVYPDGRKNPMLGDNIDFLQRINESASQGLLVEDFRVGQTTKEQIEQRWGKADKMDTPYKTTYAVYRKQGTVAGYDSKGLLIEIRSFNLHLQDIHLSEVKTALGEKLKGYFNRNKEQIFTYPLNNEYQLQVVITPVTNKNTDPLVDHVNVVHKQSESWET; encoded by the coding sequence GTGTCATCTAATAAATTTACAAACCTAGATGAACAATCGAATCAAACGTTAAAGCATCTGCAAACACTCCCAGATCACAAACTGGATGCTGAAAGCAAGCAACACATGCTGGCTCATTTATTAAGAGAAGAGAAAAAAGATTTGCACAGAAGTGATCTATCTACTTATTTTACTTGGATCAGTAAGGGAATTGTGTGCAGTTCATTAGTTCTAGCCACCTTCTGGTTAGGAAATTCGTGGGTGCAACAGAATCAGCTAACCAATCCAAACAAAGCTCTGGTATCTGCTACTCCAAGTCATTATAAGGAGTCTCGCAGTACTGATTCACTCAACTCTTTCCATGATAGCAAGAAAAGTGTGGGGAAAAATAGCCAAACAGTGACTCCTGCGCAAAGCAAGCTTTTATTAAGCGTAATGGAGAGAGCTAAAAGCGGTAAGGTTATAAATGCAGATATTGCTGTAAAAACATCCCTTGCGGACGACATAAAAAAAGTGTGGGGTGAATCAAAAGGGCAGGATCAGGTACGATTTGGTCTGCCTACTGCTAATTACCCTGAGAAGTCATTAGCGTTTGCTTACAATAAAGGGGAGCAGCTAGTAGAAATTATTTCAACCGACTCTCGGCTGACCGCTCTAAATAAAGAACAAGTGGAACAGGTTCTTGGGAAGCCCCAATTTGTGCAACAATACACGGATCAACTGAAATACAGCTATTCTGCCGGTGAGGATTATCAATTAGTATTTTATTTTACTCCTATCAGCATTACTAATAGTTCGAACACAACTGATCCTTCTGTTGGGAATCATGATGTATCTCTACAAATTGAACATGTAAGTGTCGTTTATCCAGACGGACGGAAAAACCCCATGCTTGGAGATAATATTGATTTCTTACAAAGAATAAATGAATCTGCTTCTCAAGGACTGTTAGTAGAAGACTTTAGAGTGGGCCAAACCACTAAGGAGCAAATAGAGCAACGCTGGGGTAAAGCTGATAAAATGGACACTCCGTATAAAACTACCTATGCGGTCTATCGTAAGCAAGGTACTGTCGCAGGATATGATTCTAAAGGTCTACTGATTGAAATCCGAAGCTTTAATCTTCACTTGCAAGACATTCACCTATCGGAGGTCAAAACAGCCTTGGGCGAAAAATTAAAAGGATACTTTAATAGAAATAAAGAACAGATCTTTACTTACCCATTAAATAATGAGTATCAGCTTCAAGTGGTCATAACTCCTGTAACAAATAAGAATACTGACCCATTAGTGGATCATGTAAATGTAGTACACAAACAATCCGAGAGTTGGGAAACGTGA
- a CDS encoding aspartyl-phosphate phosphatase Spo0E family protein — protein sequence MYCKEGSFSNERVVKMSQELDEYIVKAQRDWKINGCRAR from the coding sequence TTGTATTGTAAGGAAGGTTCGTTTTCAAATGAAAGGGTAGTGAAAATGAGTCAAGAACTAGATGAGTATATCGTCAAAGCTCAAAGGGATTGGAAGATTAACGGGTGTAGAGCTAGATGA
- a CDS encoding DUF3885 domain-containing protein codes for MVVVNSYPNGTKKTVYPNFFKRYVKNQKLKYSLRLHECYWQVDGDNEFVQQMELFCKVSDLKLEWLLKTLIHEDFYGLQPRLRKKGSLYAPDVFLVNINTNCIFHLYDDRGCEIMNTNRVFHQELMNYFKEWETQSKS; via the coding sequence ATTGTTGTTGTGAACTCATATCCGAATGGAACAAAAAAAACAGTATATCCGAACTTTTTTAAACGTTATGTAAAAAATCAAAAGCTAAAATATTCATTACGTCTTCATGAATGTTATTGGCAGGTTGATGGAGATAATGAGTTTGTGCAGCAGATGGAATTGTTCTGTAAAGTATCTGACTTAAAATTAGAGTGGTTATTAAAAACATTGATTCATGAAGATTTTTATGGATTACAGCCTCGTTTAAGAAAAAAAGGTAGTCTTTATGCGCCTGATGTATTCTTAGTAAACATCAATACAAATTGTATTTTCCATCTTTATGACGATAGAGGTTGCGAAATCATGAATACAAATAGGGTATTTCATCAAGAACTAATGAATTACTTCAAAGAATGGGAAACCCAATCGAAGTCTTAA
- a CDS encoding helix-turn-helix domain-containing protein codes for MEGNKTLVYTTLGDLIKEKREEFGLSISELGRLTNINKSVISKLESGETKRPELKTIRSITEVLKLPYKDIVEQYAKIEKRVEVLLDLIIEAIEISQFQLIPHVAQKILESPYEETYKALERLYDLTAKIKNNNEVKVLLYCVIIKYARQHGVPMYIAKGLFQQYIIEREDLKGLEKTFQIGEEILHYVGFLSDEEQTIFYYRMALHAHNIKKYEKCIEFGQTGMKMDLTTNSLKENVALAMCNSYAILEDYESFNAHLDECEKKGYSFIIECIKYYRAIILFKTGQNHKAIPLLKECVEEVEGNRRLHRLNMLLEALFEIKNSQLIGELIKSQEKHFPLHVVTPYQHAQLGKYYRYKGTYLIENGQFDTGIESYLKSISFYATIGSYQDIIECSKDIFYYHVLFRKKTKIEIAEKLNELYSTVTVEERGGVL; via the coding sequence ATGGAAGGAAACAAAACTTTGGTTTATACAACTTTGGGTGACTTGATTAAAGAGAAACGTGAAGAATTTGGATTAAGCATTTCAGAACTAGGTAGATTAACAAATATTAATAAGAGCGTAATTTCAAAGTTGGAAAGCGGGGAAACCAAACGACCCGAATTAAAAACAATCAGGTCTATAACAGAAGTTTTGAAACTGCCTTATAAAGACATTGTTGAACAGTACGCTAAGATAGAAAAACGTGTTGAGGTTTTACTTGATCTCATAATCGAAGCGATTGAAATCTCTCAATTTCAATTAATCCCACATGTGGCTCAAAAAATTCTTGAGTCTCCTTATGAAGAGACATATAAAGCTTTAGAACGTCTCTATGATCTTACTGCCAAGATCAAGAATAATAATGAAGTAAAGGTGTTACTTTACTGTGTTATTATTAAATATGCTAGACAACATGGAGTGCCAATGTATATAGCTAAAGGACTATTTCAACAATACATAATTGAGAGAGAAGACTTAAAAGGACTTGAAAAAACATTTCAAATCGGAGAAGAAATTTTACACTACGTTGGTTTTTTATCCGATGAGGAACAAACTATTTTTTATTATCGAATGGCACTTCATGCACATAATATTAAAAAGTACGAAAAATGTATTGAATTTGGTCAAACAGGCATGAAAATGGATTTAACAACAAACAGTCTTAAAGAGAATGTAGCATTAGCAATGTGTAACTCTTACGCAATTCTTGAAGACTACGAAAGTTTTAATGCACATTTAGATGAATGTGAAAAAAAAGGCTATAGTTTTATAATTGAATGCATAAAATATTACAGAGCTATCATTCTTTTTAAAACAGGACAAAATCATAAAGCAATTCCATTGCTTAAAGAATGTGTGGAAGAAGTTGAAGGTAACAGACGTTTGCACCGATTAAATATGCTTTTAGAAGCTTTGTTTGAGATAAAAAATTCTCAATTGATTGGGGAACTGATAAAGTCTCAAGAAAAGCACTTTCCACTGCATGTAGTCACACCTTATCAGCATGCTCAATTAGGTAAGTATTATAGATATAAAGGTACTTATCTTATTGAAAATGGGCAGTTTGATACTGGCATAGAATCTTATCTAAAAAGCATATCCTTCTATGCTACGATTGGATCATATCAAGACATTATTGAATGTTCTAAGGATATTTTTTATTACCATGTTTTATTCAGAAAAAAAACTAAAATTGAAATTGCGGAAAAATTAAATGAATTGTATAGTACTGTTACAGTAGAAGAAAGGGGAGGGGTTTTATGA
- a CDS encoding RNA polymerase sigma factor, with protein sequence MTRREHIEEWFVRYSDDIYKFLVYYTRNRDVEDLVQEVFMKAMRGYEKYEGKAQPKTWLFSIARNTAIDHERKKRYMSWLPDTWLKQIKSTDETPEEIVGKQEENQMLYAAVQRLKPSYREVVILRGIKGLSPSETAEILQWSESKVNTTLHRALKTLQRSLGKETDVDGVINRVI encoded by the coding sequence TTGACTAGGCGCGAACACATTGAGGAGTGGTTTGTTCGTTATAGTGACGATATATATAAATTTTTAGTTTACTATACGCGTAACCGCGATGTAGAAGATTTGGTGCAGGAAGTTTTCATGAAGGCTATGAGAGGTTATGAAAAATACGAAGGAAAAGCTCAACCTAAAACCTGGCTTTTTTCAATTGCACGCAATACAGCAATTGATCATGAACGAAAGAAGCGCTATATGAGTTGGCTACCAGATACCTGGTTAAAACAAATAAAATCAACTGACGAAACACCTGAAGAGATTGTAGGCAAACAGGAAGAAAATCAAATGCTCTATGCCGCTGTGCAGCGATTAAAACCATCCTATCGGGAGGTTGTGATCCTACGCGGAATAAAAGGATTGTCCCCGAGTGAGACCGCAGAAATCCTGCAATGGAGCGAAAGCAAAGTAAATACAACCTTGCATCGTGCTTTAAAAACTTTACAGAGAAGCCTGGGCAAAGAAACTGATGTAGATGGGGTGATTAATCGTGTCATCTAA
- a CDS encoding C39 family peptidase gives MRIVPINKKLATKLLLTTSLSSLLIIPPVFAEGTGDNQTPTEDIKTQEQIDALQEKEEALDSFLRDKYEEISREEIYELSNSEIQRIFKEDEKIRGTIGVKVFEQETNYWCGPATVKQVLHYINGNSKSQKSYAKELGTTTDGTDFSVIDNVLNDNQNKNKYVYTTHDSDQKYKFLDKIEYGVEHDYPVVIDLSIKPEYMPIYKKAVKGHILNASGYDWRDWELRLTDPFDQGGRGVTLGNTWHPADGVWKANQNHFRSAVIW, from the coding sequence ATGAGAATTGTGCCTATTAATAAGAAATTAGCAACAAAACTATTATTGACAACATCACTTTCGAGTCTATTAATAATTCCGCCAGTATTTGCAGAAGGAACTGGAGATAACCAAACACCTACTGAGGATATTAAAACACAGGAGCAGATCGATGCTCTTCAAGAAAAGGAAGAAGCTCTGGATAGTTTTCTTCGAGATAAGTATGAAGAAATCAGTCGTGAAGAAATCTACGAACTATCAAATTCAGAAATCCAACGAATATTTAAAGAGGATGAGAAAATAAGGGGTACTATTGGCGTTAAAGTATTTGAACAAGAAACTAACTACTGGTGCGGTCCTGCTACGGTTAAACAAGTTCTTCATTATATCAATGGAAATTCAAAGAGTCAGAAGTCTTATGCAAAAGAGCTTGGGACTACAACTGACGGCACAGACTTTTCGGTAATTGATAACGTTCTTAATGACAATCAAAATAAAAATAAGTATGTTTACACTACTCATGATTCCGATCAAAAATATAAGTTTTTGGATAAGATTGAATATGGAGTAGAGCATGATTATCCCGTAGTAATTGATCTTTCTATTAAGCCGGAGTATATGCCAATCTATAAAAAGGCTGTAAAAGGGCATATATTAAATGCCTCTGGATATGATTGGAGAGACTGGGAGTTGAGATTGACTGACCCTTTTGACCAAGGGGGGAGAGGTGTAACACTAGGTAATACATGGCATCCTGCTGATGGTGTTTGGAAAGCAAATCAGAATCATTTTAGAAGTGCAGTCATTTGGTAA
- a CDS encoding sigma-70 family RNA polymerase sigma factor: MTTMSHTSFQDCARRWREVENELSIVVPKSLRSDTSALLFLEGVAATPMLDKDEEMQYLIQYQRDGDLEAREVLVRAYLRYVVNTALRHLKKGMPFLDLIQEGTIGLFTAIEKFDITRGVRLYHYSHWWISQAITRAISDKGRLIRIPVHMHEQIRLYQKKVMQLAHLLNRNPERHEIANYLNIPLEKMDTIEYALRIKMESIDEQPVVLHMEDDEELLSYAEIVDDKENSLEDWIERVDLRDRVFDALSVLSPRSQEIIAMRYGLYDDQVYTLEEVGKMFGLTRERIRQIEATTIERLRKQKCSRNLMEYLS; encoded by the coding sequence ATGACCACTATGAGTCACACCTCTTTCCAAGATTGTGCCCGGCGTTGGCGTGAAGTCGAGAACGAATTATCGATTGTTGTTCCTAAATCTTTACGGTCAGATACTTCCGCGTTATTGTTTTTGGAGGGCGTAGCAGCAACACCTATGTTGGATAAAGATGAAGAAATGCAATATTTGATTCAGTATCAGCGTGATGGTGATTTAGAAGCTCGCGAGGTTCTAGTACGTGCTTATCTTCGTTATGTCGTTAACACTGCACTTCGTCATTTAAAAAAGGGAATGCCGTTCCTTGATCTCATTCAAGAAGGAACAATTGGGTTATTTACTGCAATAGAAAAATTTGATATTACAAGAGGCGTCCGTTTATATCACTACTCGCATTGGTGGATTTCACAAGCCATCACACGTGCTATCAGTGACAAAGGCCGTCTTATTCGTATACCTGTACACATGCATGAGCAAATACGTCTCTATCAAAAGAAAGTAATGCAATTAGCTCATTTGCTGAACCGCAATCCCGAACGACATGAGATTGCAAACTATTTAAATATTCCCTTGGAAAAAATGGATACCATCGAGTATGCTCTTCGCATTAAAATGGAATCAATTGACGAGCAGCCCGTCGTACTCCACATGGAAGATGACGAAGAATTGCTAAGCTACGCCGAAATTGTTGATGACAAAGAAAACTCATTAGAAGACTGGATTGAACGAGTTGATCTAAGAGACCGAGTCTTTGATGCTTTATCCGTATTAAGTCCACGTTCGCAAGAAATCATTGCGATGCGTTATGGACTGTATGATGATCAGGTTTATACGTTAGAGGAAGTAGGCAAGATGTTTGGTCTTACTCGCGAGCGTATACGTCAAATTGAAGCGACTACGATTGAGAGATTGCGCAAACAGAAGTGTTCACGCAATTTGATGGAGTACCTTTCCTAA